A stretch of the Zeugodacus cucurbitae isolate PBARC_wt_2022May chromosome 6, idZeuCucr1.2, whole genome shotgun sequence genome encodes the following:
- the LOC105219039 gene encoding gustatory and odorant receptor 21a-like, whose amino-acid sequence MAYWAIATRKGSPPMKITPVLNPNQREFLEDELLYREKLEILAENNTISTDLFVRKFEDIDDPVLLDKHDSFHHTTKSLLVLFQRMGVMPIHRNPQKPGMPRTGYSWTSKQVFWAICVFLMQTTIVILVLRERVNTFLNDSDRRFDEAIYNVIFISLLFTNFLLPVASWRHGPQVAIFKNMWTNYQLKFLKVTGSPIVFPNLYPLTWSLCFFSWGVSIAINLSQYYLQPDFKLWYTFAYYPIIAMLNGFCSLWYINCTAFDTASRALSASLELTMMGDKPAKKLTEYRHLWVDLGHMTQQLGRAYSNMYGMYCLVVFFTTIIATYGSLSEIMDHGATYKEVGLFVIVFYCMSLLYIICNEAHYATRSVGLDFQTKLLNVDLTAVDSATQKEVEMFLMAITKNAPIMNLDGYANINRELITSNISFMATYLVVLLLFKITEQRNYPLKQSRMESPMEE is encoded by the exons ATGGCCTACTGGGCGATAGCGACTCGCAAAGGGTCGCCACCGATGAAGATCACACCAGTGCTGAATCCAAATCAACGTGAATTCCTCGAGGATGAGCTGCTCTACCGCGAAAAACTAGAAATACTAGCCGAGAACAACACGATCAGCACTGACCTATTTGTGCGGAAATTCGAGGATATCGACGATCCCGTGCTGCTGGATAAACACGATTCCTTCCATCATACCACCAAAAGTTTGCTGGTGCTGTTCCAGAGAATGGGTGTTATGCCGATACATCGCAATCCGCAGAAGCCGGGTATGCCACGCACCGGCTACTCTTGGACATCAAAACAGGTCTTCTGGGCCATATGTGTTTTCTTGATGCAAACAACGATAGTGATATTGGTGTTGCGTGAGCGCGTGAATACATTTCTCAACGATTCCGATCGGCGCTTCGACGAGGCAATCTACAATGTGATCTTCATAAGTTTATTATTCACGAATTTCCTTTTGCCGGTTGCAAGTTGGCGACATGGACCGCAGGTGGCGATCTTCAAGAATATGTGGACGAATTATCAATTGAAGTTCTTGAAAGTGACTGGCTCACCGATTGTATTCCCCAATCTATATCCGCTCACCTGGAGTTTGTGTTTCTTCTCGTGGGGTGTGAGTATTGCGATCAATTTGTCGCAATACTATTTGCAGCCCGATTTCAAGTTGTGGTACACTTTCGCATACTATCCGATTATTGCTATGCTAAACGGTTTCTGCAGCTTGTG GTATATTAACTGTACAGCTTTTGATACCGCTAGTCGCGCTCTATCCGCCTCACTGGAATTAACAATGATGGGTGATAAACCAGCGAAGAAGCTCACCGAATATCGTCATCTTTGGGTAGATTTAGGTCACATGACGCAGCAACTAG GACGCGCTTACTCCAACATGTATGGCATGTACTGTCTGGTCGTATTCTTCACAACCATCATTGCTACTTATGGTTCACTGAGTGAAATTATGGATCATGGCGCTACTTATAAGGAAGTTGGTCTCTTCGTTATCGTATTCTATTGCATGAGTCTACTCTATATCATTTGCAATGAGGCCCATTATGCCACACGGAGTGTCGGTTTGGATTTTCAAACGAAGCTCTTGAATGTGGATCTCACCGCTGTGGATAGCGCTACTCAAAAAGAggtagaaatgtttctaatggCTATAACGAAGAATGCGCCGATAATGAATTTGGACGGTTATGCTAATATTAACAGAGAACTAATCACGTCA AATATTTCATTCATGGCTACTTACttggtggtgttgttgctaTTCAAAATTACCGAACAGCGGAATTACCCTTTGAAACAGAGCAGAATGGAGTCGCCAATGGAGGAATGA